In the Pedobacter cryoconitis genome, TTTTGCCTGCACTCAAAACAGGGTTCACATAGCCATTTAAAAGCATATTGCTGTTTGGTGTAATAAACCTGGCTTCAGCAATATAGGTTCCCGGAGCAGTTTTTTTATTGGTTGACAGTACAGCAGTATAGAAACCGCGGCCATGATTGTTGTCCGATGCCTCTATTTTTTCTTCTGTTCCCTGAAAGAATTTTACCGCTGCAAATACTGCGTTTGCGGGGAATTGATAGCTTGCGGTCCACAGGTTATTGACTTTAGTCATCAACAGGGTGCTGCTTCGCCATTCTGACCCCTCACTCCAGATTAAGCTGCCAGAGATCTGGTCACTAAACTCCAGGTCTCCGCCTTTAGGGTCATATTGCAGGTCAGCCTGCTGACCTGCTACAGGTGATTTTGGAGACCAGCTGAGTTGCTGTGCGACCGACCGGTTGCTGAAAAAGATGCATAGCAATAGCCAGCATATACTTGCGATATGTTTATTCATGTTGTGATTTGTGTCGTTTATCTTGGGTTTTGTTCTAATTCAGGACTAAGTAAGATATACTTGTCCCCTATCGGAAAAATATACCTGTTACTGTTAGGTGCAAGCGTATACGTCTGGTTCTTAAATGTTCTGGTTTTGGTTTGTGCAAATGCCGGATCCAGGTTCAGGCGTTTCTGGTCAAACCATCTCATTCCACTGCCAACAAACTCTTTGCGCTTTTCGTCTATCACTGTTTGTAACGCGGCATCGGCAGTGCCGGTCGGCAGATCTGTATAATCCGCAGGAAGAAAACGTTTTTTGCGTAAATTATTGACCATGCTAATTGCTGATGTGGCATTTCCGGCACGTGCAAGGCATTCCGCTTTAACGAGCATCATTTCAGGGACAGAAGGACCATTGACGATCACAAACTCACCGTTTAGCAGATATCTTGAATATGCCCTTCCTGTAAACGTGCCACTGAATGAACGCCCAAAAACTGATCTTGCACCTGTAAAAATCTGGTAGCGAAGATCTCTTGTGCCCATAGAAGTCAGCAAATCATTACTGATAGAGACTGCTGTAACAGTTACCCCTGTAGTTTTAGACAATAACACTTCAGGATCATTCAGCCTTGTAGGTACCGTACCCGGAGCAGTTGCATATTTTTGGAGATCAAGCAATGTACTTTGCAGGGTCAATGAACTGTCCGCATATAATCCGGCCCGGTTAAAATCACGCATATTCAGGTAAGTTCTCGACAGGATCGCATAAGCGGAAACCTTTGCAGGTTTCATATTGTAATCTGGTAGTGCAGGCAGCCTGGAAACAGATTCCGTCAGGTCCTTTTGAATCTGAGCGTATACCGCTGCTACCGGCTGACGCTTTAAGCTGGTATACAAATTTGGTGTAAGCAATAAAGGAACACCTAAATCAGTCGATGAAGTGGCTGAATTATATTGTTTTCCATACATATTTACCAATATCAGATAAGCATAAGCACGGTGCACAAGCGCCTCTGCATAAATCTGTTCTTTATCTGCGTTTGTTCCGCCCTGTGAATCACGCACACCGGCAATAACTTCATTACAGGTATAAATAGTTTTATAGAGCCCGTTCCAATCGCTGTCACCTTGTGAATCACTGGTATATTTAGCTGACCAGGTATATACATTACTTTGTATATCGTCCATCGCAAGAATTCGCGAAGGATCTGTGATTTCGGTATCATCACCAGAAAAGATGGGGTAACTGCATGTACCTTCAAGATTCTGGATGTTATTCATTACATACCTGAAATCAGTCGTATATTTGAGTGTTCTTACATTCTTTTGTTCAATTTCTACATATTTTCTGCAACCTGTCCCAAAAATTAAGAGTGTTGCAAATAGTATTAAATATTTTGTTCTCATGTTTTCCTTTAAAATGAAGCGTTCAATCCAAATACATAACTCTGTGTTGGTGGGAGGCCACTAAATTTGACCGTATTGACATATTCCGGATCAATTCCATCTTTATTTGCTCTCCAGATCAACCCCAGGTTCCTTACATTCGCAGAGATGGTCAGTGATTTGATCATACCCGCAGGAAGCATTCTTTGCGGAACCACATAGCCTAGTGAAACCTGTTGCAGTCTGATATTGTCTGCCTTGCGAACCAGCAGATCAGAGTTTGAATATCTGTTAATGCTGCTAAAGTTCACATCGCTCAGTCCCGGTACATTGGTTGTAGCTTCATCCCCAGGGTTTCTCCAGCGTAATGCAAGATCTGCGTTTCTGCCAAGCACGCCGGAGAAATTCCCCTGAAATGTTGGATAGCTATCAAGTGACGTCTTGGTAAACACATGACCAAAGTATCCGGTAATTTGTACGTTAGCTTCAAACTGACCATAACGGAAGGTGTTCATAAAGCCAGCTGTATAAGGAGCTACCTGTCTGCCAGCATATTTGAGATCCTGTTTGGTAAATGCTGAAGTTAAGTTTGTCGTGCTGGAGATAATATTGTTATTACGGTCATAGATCTGAGATTGTCCTTTGTTATCCAAACCTGCCCAACGATATACATAAAGGGAGCCTAGCGGCATACCAGCTACAGTACTACCGCTTCCGGCAAGAGAACTGGCATTATTTTCATAACGTACGTCAGTAACCTTATTTGTATTATAAGAGAAATTAAGGGTTGATTTCCAGCTGAACATACCAGCGTGAAGCACTTCACTGTTCAGTCCGAACTCATAACCATTGCCATTTAGCGTTCCACTGTTGAATACCAGGGATGACCAGCCGTAAGTAGCATTATAGGGGTAATTACTCAAAATCCCGGAGGTACGTTTTTTGTAAATGTCAAATGTACCTGATAGTTTGTTGTGGAATAAGTTAAAGTCCAGTCCAAGGTTATACGAGCGGGTAGTTTCCCAACTCAATGCTGAGTTTGCCGGAGTGCTGATGTTGGCCAAAGGCTGCCCGGTGCGCTGATCTGTACCTGTTATATCAATTAATGTCAGATTGGTTCCGCTAAGCGGGATAGAACCTGCAGTTCCTACTGTTGCACGTACCGAAAGATTATTGATCCATTTTATATCCGACAAAAAGTCCTCTCTAGTAGCATTCCACCTTACACCAGCAGACCAGAATGGTTTAGCTCGTTTAGATCTGTCCAGCCCAAGCTGCGTGTAATCGTCAAACCTTACGCTACCAGTAGCGAAATATTTATCATTGAATGCATAAGAGGCATTACTATAATAAGAAAGATAGCGTTTACGGGTCTGCAATATGCCACTCAGATTTTGGCCCAGGTTGCTTGAGTAACCATAAAATGTCATGTATTGATCCGTAGGATTTGCCGCGCCAATCCCCCCTGTGTCCTCGTTATATCCATAACGTGTCTCATTAGTCCTGGTACTACCTGTTTCCCTGATCTCTGCACCTGCGATAATATTCACATGATGTATATTGTGAAGGGTGAAATCAGAATTCAGCTGACCGCGGAGTCCGGTATCATAAGAGTTTTCATTAGCGGTATAAATTTTGCCGCCATAAGGTACATTATATACCAGTTTACCATTCGTAACCACAGTTCCTGTATTGACAAGAATCCTTGAATTATAACTATTTAGCTCATCCAGCATAGTGTTGTAACCTATCTGACGCTGACTGGATATGGAAACATCTGCGTTCAGCCAGCTGGTAATCTTTCCGTTCAGCCCGGCATTGAACCTGAATACATTATTCTTACTGGTATAGTTTGAATAGTTCAGCTGATCCACTGCATTGTAGCCAAAAGGAAGATAGCCTTGTGCAGTATAACTATCTGCTATAGATTGCCTGAAAATATTAGTCCGGAAAATCGGATTGCCACTTGCATCCAGAAGCAGATCATAAGGTCTCAATGACGTTAAGTTGCTGGATAAAGCATCTACACCGCTGCTATTATAAATACTTTTGGAGTATTGGTAATTCAGCAGTGTCCGTAAGGTAATGCGCTTGTTCAGAAAGCTGGTAGAAGTGTTGGCATTTAAAAATGCATTTTCTCCCACATTCTTTTTAAATACCGGGACATCTTTAACATATCCGCCTGATACATAATAGTTGCTATGTTCAGTACCACCTGAATAGGAAAGATTATACTGATTATTGATCGCGTTCTGCATCAGATTATCTTCAATCTGTTGCTGTCCGTTTCTGGAAGAAATTTCTGCCAGGGCTGCATCCCTCTGCTGCACTGTTGCTGTGCCCCGCTTTACCTTAAACATCCATTCTGTAGCCTCACTGTTATTTTGCGCATAAATTTCATTACCAGGAGTGGCCAGGGCAGGATCCGTAATAAATCCCTTATCTACCATTTCCTGCTCCAGATTCACATATTGGGCGCTATTCATCCATTTTAGTTTGGATAAAGAAGGGTTTTTGGAGATGCCGAATACATAGCTAAAGTTTAGTGAAGGATTAGAAGCCTTACCTTTCTTGGTATCAATTACAATTACGCCATTAGCTGCCCTGGATCCCCAGATAGAAGTAGCCGAAGCATCCTTAAGAAAAGTAATCTGTTCGATATCAGCTATATTCAGGTTGCTGATGATCGGATTTCCAAATGTACTTCCTGTTCTTTGGGTAAGTGTTGGCTGGTCACTTGAATTGATCATCACAAATCCATCAATAACGATCAGCGGTAAACCTCCATTGCCACCATAATTGTTTACGCCCCTGATCTGGACCGTATTATTCTTAACGTCGAATTTAACACCAGGAACTTTACCTTCCAGCCTATCCATCAGGTTCACTGCCGGAGTTTTGGCCAGTTCCTCGCTGGATACCACCGTATAGGCACCTGCAACACGATCTCTACTAATCTTTTGGTATCCTGTGGAGACCACATTTATTTCTTTCAGATCTGCCTGTACCGGTCTCATAATGACCAGAGCCGGCGAACCGCTTTTCCTGTCAACGAAGATCTCTTCAGTTTTGTTCCCAACATACGTGATCTGCAAAACGAGCCCATTTTTAGGGATATTAGTAATCAGCACCTCTCCTTTTGAATTGGTAGTATACATTTTGTTCCGTGTCTTGTCGTAAACATTTGCTCCCGGGAGCAAACGGCCGACAGAATCCTGTACAATGATCCTGACTTCTTCAGCAATCACCGCTTCGGCAATACGTTCTGTGAGCGTCCGCTCTTTAATGACAATAGTACGTCCTTCAAATGAAAAGCCAAGCGATTGAGCAACAAGTGATTGCTGAATGGCCTCAAAAACAGAAACACCTTTTACATTGATACTGACAGGTTTCGCATGCAGTACCGCATCAAGATCATAAATGATCGAATAGCCGGTTTGCTTGCGTATTTCACGCAGCACATGTTCCAGTGAAGCATTTTTCTCGACCATTGTCACTTTCTGGGCCATCGTAGATGCGCTCAACTGCATGAAAGCAACCAGTAAAATCAGGACAGTCAATCGCATAACAAGGAGAAATCTATAGACGTACGCATGACGTACCTCAAAATTTAAAGTAAAATTTTTATACATTTGTTAAGGTTTGGTTACGCAGATGCCCATGTTTTCGAAGGCAGAGCAAATGCACAGGTTAATTAGTTGATATTTAATATTGACACCCGCCAGATTCAAGACCAGAAGTGTTTCAGCACTTCTGGTTATTTTCTATGTGGGTATGTAGTTTACCTTGAAACTATAACCCTCCTTCCTTCAATCGTAAAATGAACTTTTCCTGTTGATTGTATATGATTCAGTATAGCTGAAATATTAGTCTCTCTTGACATCCATCCGCCAAGCATCAGGTTCTTCGGAGCTGATTCCTCATAACTGACCTCCACACCATACCAGCGCGCCACTTTTCGCATTGCGCTGGCCAGGTCTTCACGAAAAATAAACTCACCATTTTTCCAGGCCATGGCCACTTCTGTATCAGCAGGGGATACATCAAGTTGTAAGCCTTTCAGTATGGCTTGTTGCTGCGGTTTTAAAACAGCACTTTGAGCTGAAGGGATGTTCACTACAACACTTCCTTGTAGTAGCGTAGTAGTGACCACCGGTTCATCCGGATAGCTGTTGATATTGAAATGTGTACCTAAAACTTTAACCTGCTGATTGAGTTTTCCGGATTTCATCACTGTTACTACAAAAGGAATTACTGCCTTTCCGGATTTTTGCATGAGGTGTGCAATTTCAAAATATCCTTCCCCTGTTAAGCTCACTTTACGTTCATCCTGATCAAAGGCAGTTGGGTAGGTCAGCGAAGATGCTGCGTTGAGCCAAACTTTTGAGCCATCCGGCAGTATGACCATATATTGTCCGCCTACTGGTGTTTGTATTGTATTGGGCTTATTGGACTGGGCCTGTCCAGGTTTAGTATGGTAAACGAGTTGTCCATTTTTTGTTTTCACAATACTTAACCCGCTTTCTGCAAGTAATACGCCATTCTCAGCATTGCTTAAATCAACCCTTTTACCATTGGCAAGGGTAAGAAATGCACTGTTTTTGCCTGGGGCAATATCTTTTCCCTTACTGATGGTAAAGCGTTCCACAGGCTGATTACTTTGTTTATAATAGAGGACAGACAAACTGCAGATCATTAGAATCGCAGCAGCAACGGCCCATCTCGAAATGCGAGACAGACGCACTACTTTGGAGGGCGGAACACTGTCATTTTTAATTGCCTGCTGAATATTCATCCACATCCTGTCATTCTTTACTTCGTAATCGTGTTGCACATCAGTTTCTGCAGCTTGTTCCGCTTTCAGAAGATACCAGGTTTCAAGCCTTGCAGACACTTCAGCTGTGGCTTTGCCATCCAGAAAGGCATCAATAATATCTTCAGATTTAAGATTTTTCATAATTAATTATACGGTAGTATAAAAGGATGACAGTTTACCCGGATCAATGTTGTATGCCATATTAAAAAAAAGTTATATTTCTGTTAATCTTTGCTGCACTCATCGCTGAAATAGCGCACAACCTCATCCGAAGATGGGACCAGCAAAATATATATCAGTTGAAACTAACGACTATATAGATAATTAGAACCACTGGCTTTATGCTGATACTATTATAATAAGGTAAAGAAAAGGGCAATATGGTTCCCCAGTTTTCTGCGGAGAATGGTGATAGCTTTGTTCATTTGTGTCTTTACAGTGAGTTCAGAAATATTCATCGCCTCAGCAATCTCTTTATAGGATAGATGATCAATCCGTTTTCTTTCAAAAACTTCCCTCATTCTGGATGGCAGTTGCTGTATTTCCTGTTCTATCAATTTAGCAAGGATCTTTTCCCGGACCAGGTGATCCGAAAGTTCATATCCATCCACCATAAATCTTTCCAGATCACTCCGGTAGGAAGCATGTACGCTACTCTTTGCAATAATATTGAGTACGGTGTTTCGTACCATGGTGTACAGATAAGCACCAAGAGTTGTATGGTCAGGAAGATTAGGGGCAGTCTTCCAGAATTTTATAAATATATCCTGAACAACATCCTCAGATTCAGCATCTGATTTAAGCATTCTAAACGCATGGCGGTACAAAATAGGCCAATAACGCTGATATATTTCGGAAAAAGCCAACTGATCACCACTTTTGAGCATCAAAAGCAACGATTCATCATTCAAATCAGCAATCCCATAGTCCATTTTACAACATTATGACTGTAAAATAAGTACTATTAATATAACATCCTAAACTATAATCAAAAATACTGTTAGTATTTAAGTATTTTCTCGTAGATGATCTTATAATTACCGTGTAAGATAATACAATTAACGTCAGGTCTTCAACCGACTTGCGCTTACTTCCCATTGCTTGAGGTAATAGTAACAAATTGAGATCATTCTGGCAGTGATACTTCCAAACATTTGCTCCTATGCTGGGAACTAATAATTCAAGTAAATATAAATTAAACAGATTTGGATTTATAAGTGTTATACGCTCACCCAGCTGAAGATTGTTATGCAAGAAAAAAAAGAGTCAGACGATTTTAGGACACGTTTCCACGAATGTGATGCCAAGTTCAACACGATCTTTGATCTTACAAGCGTAGCCTCGAAGATCATACGATCAGACTTAACTATTTTAAAGGTTAACAAAGCCCTTTGCGAACTTTTAAGCTATCTACCTGAAGAAATTGAAGGGACTAAGATCCTGGATCATGCCTGTGAAGAATATATAGCGCACTGGCACAGGCTTCAGGAAGAACTGTGGTCCAAGAAAGTTCCTCATTTCAAACTACAGGCATGCTTGTACCGTAAAGACCGGAGCATCGTCTGGGTAGACGTTACCACTATTCTATATAACGACCAGGGCGAAACATTCGGTTTCACTGTTCTGGATGATATTTCCGGGTTAAAAAAACATGAAGAAAGTGAGAAACGTTTGAACGTAGCCTTAAAATATTCTGATACCGCCGTATGGGAACTCAATCTGGAGACTAATGAAGTTTTCCGTTCCCCCGACCATGATCAGATTTTTGGATACGGGCAAAGGCAAGATTACTGGACGCTGGAAAGCTATTATCCGCACATCACTGAGCAGGATTTACCTGGATTTAAAGCAGCAATCCAGCACATCGAAGTTGAAGGTGGCATTGATGTTCAAGTCCGGCTCCTTAGAGCTGACGGTATACTACAAT is a window encoding:
- a CDS encoding RagB/SusD family nutrient uptake outer membrane protein, with the protein product MRTKYLILFATLLIFGTGCRKYVEIEQKNVRTLKYTTDFRYVMNNIQNLEGTCSYPIFSGDDTEITDPSRILAMDDIQSNVYTWSAKYTSDSQGDSDWNGLYKTIYTCNEVIAGVRDSQGGTNADKEQIYAEALVHRAYAYLILVNMYGKQYNSATSSTDLGVPLLLTPNLYTSLKRQPVAAVYAQIQKDLTESVSRLPALPDYNMKPAKVSAYAILSRTYLNMRDFNRAGLYADSSLTLQSTLLDLQKYATAPGTVPTRLNDPEVLLSKTTGVTVTAVSISNDLLTSMGTRDLRYQIFTGARSVFGRSFSGTFTGRAYSRYLLNGEFVIVNGPSVPEMMLVKAECLARAGNATSAISMVNNLRKKRFLPADYTDLPTGTADAALQTVIDEKRKEFVGSGMRWFDQKRLNLDPAFAQTKTRTFKNQTYTLAPNSNRYIFPIGDKYILLSPELEQNPR
- a CDS encoding SusC/RagA family TonB-linked outer membrane protein; this encodes MYKNFTLNFEVRHAYVYRFLLVMRLTVLILLVAFMQLSASTMAQKVTMVEKNASLEHVLREIRKQTGYSIIYDLDAVLHAKPVSINVKGVSVFEAIQQSLVAQSLGFSFEGRTIVIKERTLTERIAEAVIAEEVRIIVQDSVGRLLPGANVYDKTRNKMYTTNSKGEVLITNIPKNGLVLQITYVGNKTEEIFVDRKSGSPALVIMRPVQADLKEINVVSTGYQKISRDRVAGAYTVVSSEELAKTPAVNLMDRLEGKVPGVKFDVKNNTVQIRGVNNYGGNGGLPLIVIDGFVMINSSDQPTLTQRTGSTFGNPIISNLNIADIEQITFLKDASATSIWGSRAANGVIVIDTKKGKASNPSLNFSYVFGISKNPSLSKLKWMNSAQYVNLEQEMVDKGFITDPALATPGNEIYAQNNSEATEWMFKVKRGTATVQQRDAALAEISSRNGQQQIEDNLMQNAINNQYNLSYSGGTEHSNYYVSGGYVKDVPVFKKNVGENAFLNANTSTSFLNKRITLRTLLNYQYSKSIYNSSGVDALSSNLTSLRPYDLLLDASGNPIFRTNIFRQSIADSYTAQGYLPFGYNAVDQLNYSNYTSKNNVFRFNAGLNGKITSWLNADVSISSQRQIGYNTMLDELNSYNSRILVNTGTVVTNGKLVYNVPYGGKIYTANENSYDTGLRGQLNSDFTLHNIHHVNIIAGAEIRETGSTRTNETRYGYNEDTGGIGAANPTDQYMTFYGYSSNLGQNLSGILQTRKRYLSYYSNASYAFNDKYFATGSVRFDDYTQLGLDRSKRAKPFWSAGVRWNATREDFLSDIKWINNLSVRATVGTAGSIPLSGTNLTLIDITGTDQRTGQPLANISTPANSALSWETTRSYNLGLDFNLFHNKLSGTFDIYKKRTSGILSNYPYNATYGWSSLVFNSGTLNGNGYEFGLNSEVLHAGMFSWKSTLNFSYNTNKVTDVRYENNASSLAGSGSTVAGMPLGSLYVYRWAGLDNKGQSQIYDRNNNIISSTTNLTSAFTKQDLKYAGRQVAPYTAGFMNTFRYGQFEANVQITGYFGHVFTKTSLDSYPTFQGNFSGVLGRNADLALRWRNPGDEATTNVPGLSDVNFSSINRYSNSDLLVRKADNIRLQQVSLGYVVPQRMLPAGMIKSLTISANVRNLGLIWRANKDGIDPEYVNTVKFSGLPPTQSYVFGLNASF
- a CDS encoding FecR family protein: MKNLKSEDIIDAFLDGKATAEVSARLETWYLLKAEQAAETDVQHDYEVKNDRMWMNIQQAIKNDSVPPSKVVRLSRISRWAVAAAILMICSLSVLYYKQSNQPVERFTISKGKDIAPGKNSAFLTLANGKRVDLSNAENGVLLAESGLSIVKTKNGQLVYHTKPGQAQSNKPNTIQTPVGGQYMVILPDGSKVWLNAASSLTYPTAFDQDERKVSLTGEGYFEIAHLMQKSGKAVIPFVVTVMKSGKLNQQVKVLGTHFNINSYPDEPVVTTTLLQGSVVVNIPSAQSAVLKPQQQAILKGLQLDVSPADTEVAMAWKNGEFIFREDLASAMRKVARWYGVEVSYEESAPKNLMLGGWMSRETNISAILNHIQSTGKVHFTIEGRRVIVSR
- a CDS encoding RNA polymerase sigma factor; its protein translation is MDYGIADLNDESLLLMLKSGDQLAFSEIYQRYWPILYRHAFRMLKSDAESEDVVQDIFIKFWKTAPNLPDHTTLGAYLYTMVRNTVLNIIAKSSVHASYRSDLERFMVDGYELSDHLVREKILAKLIEQEIQQLPSRMREVFERKRIDHLSYKEIAEAMNISELTVKTQMNKAITILRRKLGNHIALFFTLL